The Nocardia sp. XZ_19_385 genome window below encodes:
- a CDS encoding helix-turn-helix domain-containing protein, whose product MSLVIPDVLEESCTTRQALERLSAKWRILLIYALLDGPQRPARLRQRLPGITQKVLTETLRGMESDGLVDRHVYKQTAPQHIEYTLTALGKSLETPLAAICAWAIEHPASPSA is encoded by the coding sequence ATGTCCCTGGTGATTCCGGACGTGCTCGAGGAATCGTGCACGACCCGGCAGGCATTGGAGCGGCTATCCGCGAAGTGGCGCATCCTGCTGATCTACGCGCTGCTGGACGGACCCCAGCGACCCGCCCGGCTGCGGCAACGACTGCCCGGCATCACCCAGAAGGTGCTGACCGAGACCCTGCGCGGCATGGAATCCGATGGCTTGGTCGATCGGCACGTCTATAAGCAGACCGCTCCGCAGCACATCGAATACACCCTCACCGCGCTCGGGAAATCCCTGGAGACACCCCTGGCGGCCATTTGCGCATGGGCGATCGAACATCCCGCGAGCCCGTCGGCCTGA
- a CDS encoding alpha/beta hydrolase, translating to MTISTVPFIIAHAGDRLEGTLYLPAGAPTAVVVTTGPLTSVKEQAAGVYAAAMARRGFAALAFDHRTFGASGGTPRQLEDPLGKASDIAAAVSALRLDERLAGKLVVGLGVCAGGGYMARAVADDPRLRAFAGIAGVYPAAAPDPAVIERGRRARERRLATGFVETIPAVAVDNGDVAMPLREAFEYYGTPRGAVPNYSNAFAVESYEHTAGFDAQEAAARLAVPFLLVHSDRALAPALARKFYATVAAPKSELWLDSAGQIDFYDEAGLIDPAADAAAALFQDAVG from the coding sequence ATGACTATCAGCACAGTCCCGTTCATTATTGCCCACGCCGGCGATCGCCTCGAGGGGACGCTGTATCTGCCTGCGGGGGCACCGACCGCGGTCGTGGTGACGACCGGTCCGCTGACCTCGGTCAAAGAGCAGGCGGCGGGCGTGTACGCGGCGGCCATGGCGCGGCGTGGTTTTGCGGCGCTGGCTTTCGATCACCGAACCTTCGGTGCGAGCGGGGGCACGCCCAGGCAGTTGGAGGATCCGCTGGGTAAGGCTTCCGATATCGCTGCGGCGGTGTCGGCGCTGCGGCTCGACGAGCGGTTGGCGGGGAAGCTGGTGGTCGGGCTGGGTGTGTGTGCCGGTGGCGGTTACATGGCGCGCGCAGTCGCCGACGATCCGCGCTTGCGGGCCTTCGCCGGGATCGCGGGGGTCTACCCCGCCGCCGCGCCGGACCCAGCCGTGATCGAGCGCGGCCGCCGCGCCCGGGAGCGCCGCCTGGCCACCGGTTTCGTCGAGACGATCCCGGCGGTGGCGGTGGACAACGGCGACGTGGCGATGCCGCTGCGCGAAGCGTTCGAGTACTACGGCACGCCGCGCGGAGCCGTACCCAACTACAGCAATGCCTTCGCCGTCGAATCCTATGAACACACAGCCGGTTTCGATGCTCAGGAGGCGGCCGCCAGACTGGCGGTCCCGTTCCTGCTCGTGCACTCCGATCGCGCTCTGGCCCCCGCCCTCGCCCGCAAGTTCTACGCCACCGTGGCAGCGCCGAAATCCGAGCTGTGGCTGGACTCCGCCGGCCAGATCGACTTCTATGACGAAGCGGGCTTGATCGATCCCGCCGCCGATGCCGCAGCCGCCCTGTTCCAGGACGCGGTCGGCTGA
- a CDS encoding PP2C family serine/threonine-protein phosphatase — MRKSVMVAAGSEIGNRYRANFDVVHLGREPLLAVVADGMGDGQGSALAGRVAVDTFVQWTSSAGAINAEVLRDAVALAQQRVGEIGRQVKDLAGCTLTALTESADGFWITQIGDSRVYRLRDGLLELLTVDHTMAWLGAVHGWYSFDSREAAAARYHLTRYIGQGAHTEPDVFSVTVRPGDRYLLCSDGVAEQVVYQQIRNILGSEESPEIMVRRLLDAAEAAGGNDNATAIVVAAN; from the coding sequence TTGCGGAAGTCCGTGATGGTTGCGGCCGGGAGTGAGATCGGGAATCGGTATCGGGCGAACTTCGATGTCGTGCACCTGGGGCGGGAACCGTTGCTGGCCGTGGTCGCGGACGGGATGGGCGACGGGCAGGGAAGTGCGTTGGCAGGGCGGGTCGCAGTCGACACCTTCGTCCAATGGACTAGTAGCGCCGGTGCGATCAACGCGGAGGTGCTGCGGGACGCGGTCGCGCTCGCGCAGCAACGGGTGGGCGAGATCGGCAGGCAGGTGAAAGATCTTGCCGGGTGCACCTTGACGGCGTTGACGGAGTCGGCCGACGGGTTCTGGATTACGCAGATCGGGGATTCGCGGGTGTATCGGCTGCGGGATGGGTTGCTGGAGCTGTTGACCGTCGACCACACCATGGCGTGGCTGGGTGCCGTGCACGGTTGGTATTCGTTCGATTCGCGCGAAGCCGCCGCAGCGCGGTATCACCTGACGCGCTATATCGGCCAAGGGGCGCACACGGAGCCGGATGTCTTCAGCGTGACGGTGCGGCCTGGTGACCGGTATTTGTTGTGCAGTGACGGCGTCGCTGAACAGGTCGTCTATCAACAGATTCGGAACATCCTCGGGAGCGAGGAATCGCCCGAGATCATGGTTCGGCGGCTGTTGGACGCTGCCGAGGCCGCGGGTGGCAACGACAACGCCACTGCAATCGTGGTAGCCGCGAATTAG
- the dapA gene encoding 4-hydroxy-tetrahydrodipicolinate synthase: MTFTGLFVPLVTPFTAGDDIATDALEGLAHTVLDAGATGIVALGTTAEAATLTAEERQLVLEICARVCTERNAPLIVGTGSNSTAASINSLAALSTSVAAALTVVPYYTRPSEAGVLAHFRQLAATSPVPLIVYNVPYRTSRTLSADTLDALARIPNIAGFKHAIGGIDDTTVTFMSTLAPGIDVLAGDDLHAAPLLALGASGGILASGNVAPAAFTALISAWRTGTLTEARPHAHRLAPLSAALFAEPNPTVIKAVLAARGQIPTPAVRLPLLPASEPAVTAALEALSRITEFDEVVPTASYR, translated from the coding sequence ATGACATTCACCGGCCTGTTCGTCCCCCTCGTCACCCCATTCACCGCCGGTGACGACATCGCCACCGATGCTCTGGAAGGCTTGGCGCACACCGTCCTCGACGCCGGGGCCACCGGCATCGTCGCCCTCGGCACCACTGCCGAAGCCGCGACATTGACTGCCGAAGAACGCCAACTGGTCCTGGAGATCTGCGCCCGCGTCTGTACGGAACGCAACGCTCCGCTCATCGTCGGCACGGGCTCGAATTCCACCGCCGCGTCCATCAATTCCCTTGCAGCCCTGAGCACCTCGGTCGCCGCCGCTCTCACCGTCGTCCCCTATTACACGCGACCCTCCGAAGCGGGAGTACTTGCCCACTTCCGCCAACTCGCCGCCACCAGCCCCGTCCCCCTCATCGTCTACAACGTCCCGTACCGCACCAGCCGAACCCTGAGCGCCGATACACTCGACGCACTCGCCCGAATCCCCAACATCGCGGGCTTCAAGCACGCCATCGGCGGCATCGACGACACCACAGTCACCTTCATGAGCACCCTCGCACCCGGCATCGACGTCCTCGCCGGCGACGACCTGCACGCCGCACCGCTACTCGCCCTCGGCGCCTCCGGCGGCATCCTCGCCTCCGGCAACGTCGCACCCGCCGCCTTCACCGCCCTGATATCCGCTTGGCGCACAGGCACATTGACCGAAGCCCGTCCCCACGCCCACCGCCTCGCTCCGCTCTCCGCAGCCCTGTTCGCCGAACCCAACCCCACCGTCATCAAAGCCGTCCTCGCCGCCCGAGGCCAGATTCCGACCCCTGCGGTGCGCCTCCCCCTCCTACCCGCCAGCGAACCCGCGGTTACGGCCGCACTCGAAGCCCTCAGCCGAATCACCGAATTCGACGAGGTTGTTCCGACGGCGTCCTACCGGTAA
- a CDS encoding LysR family transcriptional regulator yields MLDVRRLRLLRELAHRKTIAAVAEALSYTPSAVSQQLAALERETGVVLLERTGRRVELTAAALTLVEHSETIFAALARAEADLAAGQGELAGPLRIGAFPSAVPTIVSPALVALSREHPKLELMVAEVDPATVPQALRAETLDVALVQEYDYVPAEPDPAIDSEPLLEETIYLAAVGPEPLAARRDAAWIAGTPGTLCHTMTIRACEAAGFSPRIRHHTDDFGTVLALVAAGQGVALVPELGVVAPPPGVVLSALPARRRTSVAYRRGTGGSPVVVAVRAALRDSVAEMRMTVVELSGAVRQ; encoded by the coding sequence ATGCTCGACGTTCGAAGGTTGCGACTGCTGCGCGAACTGGCCCATCGGAAGACTATCGCCGCGGTCGCTGAAGCGCTGTCCTACACGCCGTCCGCGGTATCTCAGCAGCTGGCTGCTTTGGAACGCGAAACCGGTGTGGTCCTGCTGGAACGGACCGGTCGCCGCGTCGAGCTGACCGCCGCCGCACTCACCCTGGTGGAACATTCCGAGACGATTTTCGCAGCGCTCGCCCGGGCTGAAGCCGACCTGGCCGCAGGCCAAGGCGAACTCGCGGGGCCATTACGAATCGGCGCGTTCCCGTCCGCGGTTCCGACAATCGTGTCCCCGGCACTGGTGGCGCTCAGTCGGGAACACCCGAAGCTGGAACTGATGGTGGCCGAGGTGGATCCGGCGACGGTGCCGCAGGCCTTGCGCGCGGAGACGCTCGATGTCGCGCTCGTGCAGGAATACGACTACGTCCCCGCCGAGCCCGACCCGGCTATCGACAGCGAGCCACTGCTCGAGGAAACGATCTACCTGGCCGCCGTAGGCCCCGAACCGTTGGCAGCCCGCCGCGATGCGGCCTGGATCGCGGGCACACCCGGCACGCTGTGCCACACAATGACGATCCGCGCTTGCGAGGCCGCTGGCTTCAGCCCTCGAATCCGGCATCACACAGACGATTTCGGGACGGTGCTCGCACTCGTTGCCGCAGGGCAAGGCGTCGCGCTCGTCCCGGAACTCGGTGTCGTGGCGCCGCCCCCGGGCGTGGTCTTGTCAGCCTTGCCCGCGCGGCGCAGAACGTCAGTCGCCTACCGTCGCGGCACCGGCGGATCTCCGGTAGTGGTCGCAGTGCGCGCAGCGTTGCGTGATTCTGTCGCCGAAATGCGAATGACGGTCGTTGAACTCTCCGGCGCAGTGAGACAGTGA
- a CDS encoding MerR family transcriptional regulator: MTTPLLDIAEVADHSGLAASALRYYEQQGLISSAGRNGLRRTYTADVVPRLTLINCARRAGFTIAEIQAFLRATPDDTDLRTQLATKAREVEEDIARLIRMRDGLNHAATCTHSRLVECPEFKRTLSTPDANSAVGECNSMC, translated from the coding sequence GTGACCACTCCCCTGCTCGACATCGCCGAGGTGGCCGACCATTCCGGCCTGGCCGCCTCCGCCCTGCGCTACTACGAACAGCAGGGCCTCATCAGCTCCGCGGGCCGCAACGGCCTCCGCCGCACCTACACCGCCGACGTAGTCCCCCGCCTCACCCTGATCAACTGCGCCCGCCGCGCCGGTTTCACCATCGCCGAAATTCAGGCGTTCCTGCGCGCCACCCCTGATGACACCGATCTACGCACCCAACTGGCTACCAAGGCCAGGGAAGTCGAAGAAGACATCGCCCGCCTCATCCGGATGCGCGACGGTCTGAACCACGCCGCCACCTGCACCCATTCCCGGCTGGTGGAGTGTCCTGAATTCAAACGGACGCTGTCCACGCCGGATGCGAATTCGGCAGTTGGAGAATGCAATTCGATGTGTTGA
- a CDS encoding MBL fold metallo-hydrolase — MKIHHLNCGSMAKIEGTYAQAAPAHTVNHCLLVETADELVLVETGLGLANVRDPEGTLEADWVRFAQPVLDEQETAVRQIERLGYSAGDVGHILLTHLDVDHSGGLPDFPEAKVHVHAAELDAALAESAAGRYRPAHWAHGPKWVSYNPEPGDEWFGFTAAVPVGLGPDFRLVPLRGHTPGHMGVAVRQDDRWLLHCGDAYYYHRELDLPPQPHPVLDILQQSAEFDRDLRLGTQARLRELTRTHPEQITLFNAHDPWDLQHHQNGSPAMH, encoded by the coding sequence ATGAAGATTCATCACCTCAATTGCGGATCGATGGCGAAGATCGAAGGGACATATGCGCAGGCCGCTCCGGCACACACGGTGAACCACTGTTTGCTGGTGGAGACCGCCGATGAGCTGGTGCTTGTCGAGACCGGGCTGGGATTGGCGAACGTGCGGGATCCGGAGGGAACCTTGGAGGCGGACTGGGTGCGGTTCGCGCAACCGGTGCTCGACGAGCAGGAGACCGCTGTCCGGCAGATCGAGCGGCTCGGGTATTCGGCCGGGGATGTCGGGCATATCCTGCTCACTCACCTCGACGTGGATCACTCCGGCGGGCTGCCCGACTTCCCTGAGGCCAAGGTGCACGTGCATGCCGCGGAACTCGATGCGGCGCTGGCGGAATCGGCGGCCGGCCGGTATCGGCCCGCGCACTGGGCGCACGGCCCGAAGTGGGTCAGTTACAACCCGGAGCCCGGTGACGAATGGTTCGGTTTCACCGCGGCCGTCCCGGTCGGTCTCGGGCCGGACTTCCGCCTCGTCCCGTTGCGCGGTCACACCCCTGGTCACATGGGAGTCGCTGTGCGACAGGATGATCGGTGGCTGCTGCACTGTGGTGACGCCTACTACTACCACCGCGAGCTCGACCTGCCGCCGCAGCCGCATCCGGTTCTCGACATCCTGCAGCAGAGCGCGGAATTCGATCGGGACCTGCGACTCGGCACCCAGGCGCGGCTGCGCGAGCTGACGCGCACCCATCCGGAGCAGATCACACTGTTCAACGCGCACGATCCGTGGGATTTGCAGCATCACCAAAATGGTTCGCCCGCAATGCATTGA
- a CDS encoding SGNH/GDSL hydrolase family protein translates to MTEETDPFCLQPVEAAALLYDAPWQRFGVIGDSLSAGTGDPAPGYAPLGWCDRFEGILRSVRPDLAYLNTARVGARTPEVVAEQFDRIRAFRPDLLHLNSGANDIVRRDPDFDEIERELRHMYELAAGTGAQLTVFTLGRAYVVPVFADWHDRLSRLNDITRRLASEFDAVLTDFWDHDFNNRPNLLSADGIHFSTAGQAVIASELVKQLAHRLGSAR, encoded by the coding sequence ATGACAGAGGAAACCGACCCGTTCTGCCTACAGCCGGTGGAGGCGGCAGCCCTGCTCTACGACGCGCCATGGCAGCGGTTCGGGGTGATCGGCGACAGCCTCTCGGCTGGAACCGGCGATCCTGCACCGGGTTACGCGCCGCTGGGATGGTGTGACCGGTTCGAGGGAATTCTGCGTAGCGTGCGCCCGGACCTGGCCTACCTCAATACCGCGCGGGTCGGCGCGAGGACGCCCGAGGTCGTGGCCGAGCAGTTCGACCGGATACGCGCGTTCCGCCCCGATCTGCTGCACCTGAATTCCGGTGCGAACGATATCGTCCGGCGCGATCCCGACTTCGATGAGATCGAGCGGGAGCTGCGGCATATGTACGAGCTGGCCGCCGGGACCGGAGCGCAACTGACGGTTTTCACGCTCGGCCGGGCGTATGTCGTTCCCGTGTTCGCGGATTGGCATGACCGGCTCAGTCGGCTCAACGACATCACGCGCCGGTTGGCCAGCGAGTTCGACGCGGTGCTGACCGACTTCTGGGACCACGACTTCAACAATCGGCCGAACCTGCTCAGCGCCGACGGCATCCACTTCTCCACGGCGGGCCAGGCGGTCATCGCCTCGGAGCTGGTGAAGCAGCTGGCACATCGGCTGGGTTCGGCACGCTGA
- a CDS encoding TetR/AcrR family transcriptional regulator produces MQSGAEAQVTDKRLLRGAKTRQLVLSQAVDLASLEGLGGLSFGRLATDTGLSKAGIQTLFRTKETLQLATIEQARRLFIDAVVRPAQVEPSGAQRLRALVERWIEYAATPLFAGGCFWTATLAEFDSVPGPIRDALSATKVEWITALADELRHATEAGEIGTLDADLVAFQIDAVLSSANTAMRCGDAAAVDKIRRSVASFLA; encoded by the coding sequence ATGCAGAGTGGGGCGGAAGCGCAGGTCACCGACAAGCGCCTGCTGCGTGGAGCGAAGACCCGGCAGCTGGTGCTGAGTCAGGCTGTCGACCTGGCGTCGCTGGAAGGGCTCGGGGGCTTGAGCTTCGGACGCCTCGCCACCGACACCGGCCTGAGCAAAGCCGGTATTCAGACCCTGTTCCGGACCAAGGAGACCCTGCAGCTGGCGACCATCGAGCAGGCGCGACGCCTGTTCATCGATGCTGTCGTCCGGCCTGCGCAGGTGGAACCCAGTGGGGCGCAGCGACTTCGGGCGCTTGTCGAACGGTGGATCGAGTACGCGGCGACGCCGCTGTTCGCGGGCGGCTGCTTCTGGACCGCGACCCTGGCGGAATTCGACAGCGTGCCCGGCCCGATCCGTGACGCCCTGTCCGCCACGAAAGTGGAGTGGATCACCGCACTCGCGGACGAACTGCGGCACGCCACGGAAGCGGGCGAGATCGGCACACTGGACGCCGATCTCGTCGCCTTTCAAATCGATGCGGTCTTGAGTTCGGCAAACACCGCGATGCGGTGCGGTGACGCCGCGGCAGTCGACAAGATCCGCCGCAGCGTCGCGAGTTTCCTCGCCTGA
- a CDS encoding DUF6745 domain-containing protein, with protein MHTIDNWRTVAAATGRADRPAAEAGVRRAYTDAGLPEPARIIWADSPVAGIAAVRTLVHPGRSVRESVRTLPWAAERQRLFTELGADGWSELWNATGAQLWDTTRELAERIRTGVVDDMLGPAETTEDDDGAARTARAAAEREIRMVLLDAVLGQHDAPWLAAFDDSERLTGLAQIARSAGWWWPFENAVVLCERPLRLERDEAGRLHCGDGPALIFPDGFALYAWAGMPVPATFLSELSDLTPARIRDEENAELRRVMLEYFGYERYLAESGAQPVHRDETGILWRIPLPDDEDVVMVEVVNSTAEPDGTFHTYWLRVPPSTRTAKEGVAWTFELTADSYEPLRQT; from the coding sequence ATGCACACCATCGACAACTGGCGCACCGTCGCGGCCGCTACCGGACGGGCTGATCGGCCCGCCGCCGAAGCCGGAGTGCGGCGCGCATACACCGACGCCGGACTGCCCGAGCCCGCCCGGATCATCTGGGCCGATTCACCGGTCGCGGGTATCGCCGCGGTGCGCACGCTGGTGCATCCGGGGCGCAGCGTGCGCGAGTCCGTCCGCACCCTGCCCTGGGCCGCCGAACGCCAACGGCTGTTCACGGAATTGGGCGCCGACGGGTGGAGCGAGCTCTGGAACGCCACCGGTGCGCAACTCTGGGACACCACCCGTGAGCTGGCCGAGCGGATCCGCACCGGCGTGGTGGACGACATGCTCGGGCCTGCCGAAACCACGGAGGACGACGACGGCGCGGCACGCACGGCACGCGCCGCCGCCGAACGCGAGATTCGCATGGTGCTGCTGGACGCCGTGCTCGGCCAGCACGACGCACCGTGGCTGGCCGCGTTCGACGACTCCGAGCGTTTGACCGGCTTGGCGCAGATCGCACGCAGCGCGGGCTGGTGGTGGCCGTTCGAGAACGCGGTTGTCCTCTGTGAACGCCCCCTGCGTCTGGAGCGCGACGAAGCAGGTCGGTTGCACTGTGGCGACGGGCCCGCGCTGATCTTCCCGGACGGTTTCGCGCTGTACGCCTGGGCCGGAATGCCGGTCCCCGCAACCTTTCTCAGCGAACTGAGCGACCTCACCCCGGCGCGCATCCGTGACGAGGAGAACGCGGAGCTCCGCCGCGTCATGCTCGAATACTTCGGCTACGAGCGGTATCTCGCCGAATCCGGCGCCCAGCCGGTGCACCGCGACGAGACCGGAATCCTCTGGCGGATACCGCTGCCCGACGACGAGGACGTGGTCATGGTGGAGGTGGTCAACTCGACCGCGGAGCCGGACGGCACATTCCACACCTACTGGCTGCGCGTCCCGCCGAGTACCCGGACCGCCAAGGAAGGTGTCGCCTGGACCTTCGAATTGACGGCGGACAGCTACGAGCCGCTCCGCCAGACCTGA
- a CDS encoding STM4015 family protein, with amino-acid sequence MAISDHMEEFHGLPVFEFPDAATTVELPAPGAVAWRIGIEPWDSKETWAAAFARFLDAVDSTAVRALVVGVWGEGDDDSEPVVAALVEAKDRLPALRALFVGDITFDENECSWIHQSDVTPLLETFPKLREFGFRGGENMRLRPFEHTALRSLSVQTGGLDVEIVRAVAASDLPALERLDLWLGTSEYGATAEVSDLEPILSGTQFPALTSLALRNSEIQDQIAIAIASAPVVARLSTLDLSMGTLGDEGAAALLEGQPLTHLKTLDLHHHFISSALSKRLAAALEPSGVEVILSDEEEAEIDDDREWRYVAVGE; translated from the coding sequence ATGGCCATTTCCGACCACATGGAGGAATTCCACGGACTACCCGTGTTCGAATTCCCCGACGCCGCAACGACTGTCGAGCTACCCGCGCCCGGCGCGGTGGCCTGGCGCATCGGCATCGAACCCTGGGACAGCAAGGAGACGTGGGCGGCCGCGTTCGCCCGCTTCCTGGACGCGGTGGACAGCACCGCGGTGCGCGCGCTCGTCGTCGGGGTGTGGGGCGAGGGCGATGACGATTCCGAGCCGGTCGTCGCCGCGCTGGTCGAGGCCAAGGATCGGTTGCCCGCCCTGCGCGCACTGTTCGTCGGCGATATCACCTTCGACGAGAACGAGTGCTCCTGGATCCATCAGTCCGATGTCACACCGCTGCTCGAAACCTTCCCGAAGCTGCGGGAGTTCGGTTTCCGCGGCGGCGAGAACATGCGGCTCCGCCCCTTCGAGCACACCGCGCTGCGGTCGCTGTCGGTCCAGACGGGCGGCCTGGACGTCGAGATCGTCCGCGCTGTCGCCGCGAGCGATCTGCCCGCGCTGGAGCGCCTGGATCTTTGGCTCGGCACCTCCGAATACGGTGCGACGGCGGAGGTCAGCGATCTGGAACCAATCCTTTCCGGCACCCAGTTCCCCGCCCTGACCTCTCTCGCCCTGCGCAACAGCGAGATTCAGGACCAGATCGCCATCGCGATCGCCTCCGCGCCGGTGGTGGCTCGCCTGAGCACCCTGGATCTGTCCATGGGCACGCTCGGCGACGAAGGGGCCGCCGCGCTCCTGGAAGGCCAGCCGCTCACCCATTTGAAGACGCTCGATCTGCATCACCACTTCATCAGCTCGGCGCTGAGCAAGCGGCTGGCCGCGGCGCTGGAACCGTCCGGCGTGGAGGTGATCCTCTCCGACGAAGAGGAAGCCGAGATAGACGACGATCGGGAGTGGCGCTACGTCGCGGTAGGGGAGTGA
- a CDS encoding STM4014 family protein translates to MNARPALAIVGIPGNRRVTGFQDALRRAGIPEARVVSWLDVLGGRVEFHPGELVRLDSPGEDPEVDRVLRDAADPTRVEGSALWYRRFVAAARGLSNAARLLDDPEDLAVLFDKRLCHGVLSNAGVPVPVSPTSGSQAPVRGWSDVRALMKDAGLSRAFVKLAHGSSASGVLALATASGGRVQATTSVRRDAQGGLFNSLRVATYTTEAEVGAIVDALAPDGLHIERWLPKASLHGRTADLRVVVVDGRATHAVVRTSRWPMTNLHLGGARGDLAAARAAIGDRWAEAVAICEQAAACFPGFSRVGVDLLPASGWRRFAVGEVNAFGDLLPGLRGFEGGGAESGDAYDAQVAAIRRRTRSETHA, encoded by the coding sequence GTGAACGCCCGCCCCGCGCTCGCCATTGTCGGGATCCCGGGGAACCGGCGCGTCACCGGATTTCAGGATGCCTTGCGGCGGGCCGGAATCCCGGAGGCCAGGGTGGTGTCGTGGCTCGACGTGCTCGGCGGGCGCGTCGAGTTCCATCCCGGCGAGCTGGTGCGCCTCGACTCACCCGGCGAGGATCCGGAGGTCGATCGGGTCCTGCGTGACGCCGCCGATCCGACCCGGGTGGAGGGTTCGGCGCTCTGGTACCGGCGTTTCGTCGCGGCGGCCCGTGGGCTGTCGAACGCGGCGCGGCTGCTCGACGACCCCGAGGACCTCGCCGTCCTGTTCGACAAGCGCCTCTGCCACGGTGTGCTGTCCAATGCCGGTGTCCCCGTGCCGGTTTCGCCGACCTCCGGGAGTCAGGCACCCGTCCGTGGCTGGAGCGATGTGCGCGCTCTGATGAAGGACGCCGGATTGTCGCGTGCCTTCGTGAAACTCGCGCACGGTTCCTCGGCGTCGGGCGTGCTGGCTCTCGCGACGGCGAGCGGTGGGCGCGTCCAGGCCACCACGTCGGTGCGGCGCGATGCGCAAGGCGGCCTGTTCAATTCGCTGCGGGTGGCCACCTACACCACCGAGGCGGAGGTCGGCGCGATCGTCGACGCGCTGGCCCCGGACGGCCTGCACATCGAACGCTGGCTGCCCAAAGCGTCCCTGCACGGCCGCACCGCGGACCTGCGGGTCGTCGTGGTCGACGGCCGCGCCACGCACGCGGTGGTGCGGACCAGCCGGTGGCCGATGACGAACCTGCATCTCGGCGGTGCTCGCGGCGATCTCGCCGCGGCCCGCGCGGCCATCGGTGACCGCTGGGCGGAGGCGGTCGCGATCTGTGAACAAGCGGCAGCCTGCTTCCCCGGGTTCTCCCGCGTGGGCGTGGACCTGCTGCCCGCGTCCGGCTGGCGGCGCTTCGCTGTCGGCGAGGTCAACGCGTTCGGTGATCTGCTGCCGGGTCTGCGCGGATTCGAGGGCGGGGGAGCCGAATCCGGAGACGCCTACGACGCTCAGGTCGCCGCGATCCGGCGCCGGACAAGGAGCGAAACGCATGCCTGA
- a CDS encoding STM4013/SEN3800 family hydrolase codes for MPDPDMNEVIGRDDLLLVTLDTLRFDVAAELAAAGRLPNLARHLPDGVWEKRHAPGSFTYASHQAMFAGFLPTPATPGPHPRLFAARFEGSETTAGRTFVFDTPDLVSALAAEGYRTVCIGGVGFFNKRGPMGSTLPGLFQESHWEPEFSVAAPDSFEAQVNRAEKVVAALPSERRLFLFVNVSALHQPNWFYRSGATKAAGDSRETHAAALEYVDRHIGRLFAAAGSRRRCFAIVCSDHGTAYGEDGFTGHRLGHESVWTVPYAQFFLEAQP; via the coding sequence ATGCCTGACCCGGATATGAACGAGGTGATCGGGCGCGACGATCTGCTGCTGGTCACCCTCGACACCCTGCGCTTCGACGTCGCCGCCGAGCTCGCCGCCGCGGGCCGGCTGCCGAACCTCGCGCGGCACCTGCCGGACGGCGTGTGGGAAAAGCGCCACGCACCCGGCAGTTTCACCTACGCCTCCCATCAGGCGATGTTCGCGGGTTTCCTGCCGACACCCGCCACGCCGGGCCCGCATCCGCGGCTGTTCGCGGCGCGGTTCGAGGGCAGTGAGACCACAGCGGGCCGCACTTTCGTGTTCGACACCCCGGATCTGGTGTCCGCGCTCGCCGCCGAGGGTTATCGCACCGTGTGCATCGGAGGCGTGGGCTTCTTCAACAAGCGGGGCCCGATGGGATCGACGCTGCCCGGCCTGTTCCAGGAAAGCCACTGGGAGCCCGAGTTCTCGGTCGCCGCACCGGATTCCTTCGAAGCACAGGTGAATCGCGCCGAAAAGGTAGTCGCCGCGTTGCCCTCCGAGCGCAGGCTGTTCCTGTTCGTCAACGTCTCCGCCCTGCATCAACCGAATTGGTTCTACCGCTCCGGTGCGACCAAGGCAGCCGGTGATTCACGCGAAACCCACGCCGCCGCTTTGGAATACGTGGATCGCCACATCGGCCGGTTGTTCGCCGCCGCCGGCAGTCGGCGGCGCTGTTTCGCCATCGTCTGCTCCGACCACGGCACCGCCTACGGCGAGGACGGGTTCACCGGGCACCGCCTCGGCCACGAATCGGTATGGACCGTTCCCTACGCCCAATTCTTCCTAGAGGCACAGCCATGA